The DNA sequence AAGCTACTCTCGAAAATCGGATGTTTATTCCCTTTTGTCTGTTTCTGGCATAGCAGAGGATACCGAATGTTATGGCAAAGACCATGATAAATGGCTTTACGGTAAAAAATGAAAGAATCTGTGTTTCTTGATACGAGCGCCATTTATGCTCTCATAAACAAAAAAGACCCGAGCCACAAAAAAGTGGAGGACTTTTTGAGGAACTTCAAGGGAAGGCTCTTTGTCACAAATTATGTCTTTGATGAAAGTGTTACTCTTATTAGAGCGAGACTTGGTCATGAAAAAGCTGTTTCTGTGGGGAATATTCTTTTGAGATCTCCGCAGGTAGAGAAGTTATGGGTTACTCCCGAAGATGAAAAAAATGCATGGATGCTTTTTGTCTCAAGAAACGATAAATCTTACAGCTTTACTGATTGCACGAGTTTTGTCGCAATGAGGAGGATAAAGATAAAAAAATGCCTTTCGCTTGAT is a window from the Nitrospirota bacterium genome containing:
- a CDS encoding PIN domain-containing protein, which translates into the protein MKESVFLDTSAIYALINKKDPSHKKVEDFLRNFKGRLFVTNYVFDESVTLIRARLGHEKAVSVGNILLRSPQVEKLWVTPEDEKNAWMLFVSRNDKSYSFTDCTSFVAMRRIKIKKCLSLDGHFRQEGFEEIL